DNA sequence from the Thauera sedimentorum genome:
CGTCTGCGACAACGTCGGCGCGCTGGACATCAACGCGGTGCCCAAGAAGCTGGCGATCATCGGTGCCGGCGTCATCGGCCTGGAAATGGGTTCGGTGTGGCGCCGCCTGGGTTCGGAAGTCACCGTGCTCGAAGCCATGCCCGACTTCCTCGCCGCCGCCGACCAGGACATCGCCAAGGAAGCGCTCAAGCTCCTCACCAAGCAGGGTCTGAAGATCAACCTCGGCGTCAAGATCGGCGACGTCAAGGTCACCAAGAAGGGCGTGTCGCTGGCCTATACCGACAAGGACGGCGCCGAGCAGAAGCTGGATGCCGACCGCCTGATCGTCTCGGTGGGCCGCGTGCCCAACACCGATGGCCTGAACGCCGAAGCCGTGGGCCTGAAGCTCAACGAACGCGGCATGATCGAGGTGGATGAACACTGCCGCAGCAACCTGCCCGGCGTGTGGGCGGTGGGCGACGTGGTGCGTGGCCCGATGCTGGCGCACAAGGCCATGGAAGAGGCGGTGATGGTCGCCGAGGTGATGGCGGGCCAGGCCGGCCACTGCAACTTCGACACCGTGCCCTGGATCATCTACACCGCGCCGGAAATCGCCTGGGTCGGCAAGACCGAGCAGCAGCTCAAGGCCGAAGGCGTGGCCTACAAGGCCGGCAAGATCCCGTTCGCCTTCAACGGCCGCGCCATGGGCATGGCCGCGCCGGAAGGCTTCGTCAAGATGCTGGCCTGCGCCAAGACTGACCGTATCCTGGGCGTACACATCATCGGCGCGTCGGCCTCCGAACTGATCGCCGAGGCGGTTGTGACGATGGAGTTCGGCGGTGCGTCCGAAGACCTCGCGCGCATCTGCCACGGCCATCCGACCATGTCGGAAGCGGTGCACGAAGCCGCGCTGGCCTGCGACAAGCGCCCGCTGCACGCCTGACGCAGGGCGCAACGCAACAGGGGAGGGAGAAGGCCGGGGTGCCGCGAGGTACCCGGGGTCTTCTCCCTTTTTCGTCCGGCTGAGTTCATCGACCCGCAACCATGCCTCATCGCATTCTCAACGTCGCCGAAAACGGCATGCTCGACGCCTACGAGGCGCAACTCAAGGCGCGCGGCTACAAGTCCGACCCCGCCCAACGTGCGGCCGCACAGCGCCTGCAGCAGCTGTATACCGAGCTGGTCACCTTCAAGGCCGCGCGCCGCACCGCGCTGCGCAAGGTCTTCGCCCGCCCGCGCATGCCGCGCAGCGTCTATTTCTGGGGCGGGGTGGGGCGCGGCAAGAGCTTCCTGATGGACTGCTTCTTCGACGCGGTGCCCTACCAGCGCAAGCGCCGGGTGCACTTCCACGCCTTCATGCAGGAAGTGCAGAACGACCTCAAGGACCACAACAACGAAGCCGATCCGCTGCAGAAGGTGGCCGACCG
Encoded proteins:
- the lpdA gene encoding dihydrolipoyl dehydrogenase, with amino-acid sequence MSKQFDVLVIGGGPGGYVAAIRAAQLGFKTACCESNPYADPKGEPRLGGTCLNVGCIPSKALLHTSHVFEEAAHGFEAQGISVGTPKIDVAKMMTRKNGIVDQLTGGIKGLFKKNKVTLINGHGSFVKQVADGWELKVGEETVVAKQVIVATGSKARHLPNIPVDNKIVCDNVGALDINAVPKKLAIIGAGVIGLEMGSVWRRLGSEVTVLEAMPDFLAAADQDIAKEALKLLTKQGLKINLGVKIGDVKVTKKGVSLAYTDKDGAEQKLDADRLIVSVGRVPNTDGLNAEAVGLKLNERGMIEVDEHCRSNLPGVWAVGDVVRGPMLAHKAMEEAVMVAEVMAGQAGHCNFDTVPWIIYTAPEIAWVGKTEQQLKAEGVAYKAGKIPFAFNGRAMGMAAPEGFVKMLACAKTDRILGVHIIGASASELIAEAVVTMEFGGASEDLARICHGHPTMSEAVHEAALACDKRPLHA